One stretch of Novosphingobium pentaromativorans US6-1 DNA includes these proteins:
- a CDS encoding tail protein X: MARNAIALQGDTLDLICWRELGTTAGKVVERAYELNVGLAEVGTVLPEGTQVTLPDPPSAAAGTLETVNLWD, from the coding sequence ATGGCCCGCAATGCTATCGCGCTGCAGGGCGACACGCTGGACCTGATCTGCTGGCGTGAGCTGGGCACGACCGCCGGGAAGGTGGTGGAGCGGGCCTACGAACTGAACGTGGGTCTCGCCGAGGTCGGAACCGTCCTGCCCGAGGGCACTCAAGTCACGCTGCCGGATCCGCCGTCCGCTGCCGCCGGCACCCTCGAAACCGTGAACCTGTGGGACTGA
- a CDS encoding head completion/stabilization protein, translating into MAFLALPPDPASPEGFSVEGDGWFPAIDCNKMRDALRIGEMVTNARLVEAIKGGQLTIDRELADWRTAREDEGAADLTEVEPTRMIGGDHRLSLLYIRAVRFAAAAELAELHRDLTATQDGQARADTEATTAQEYHRLATNAVRDIIGTGRVAVELI; encoded by the coding sequence ATGGCGTTCCTCGCCCTGCCGCCAGATCCTGCCTCGCCGGAGGGGTTCTCCGTTGAGGGCGATGGCTGGTTCCCGGCGATCGACTGCAACAAGATGCGCGATGCCCTGCGCATCGGTGAGATGGTCACGAACGCCCGCCTGGTCGAAGCGATCAAGGGCGGGCAGCTGACGATCGACCGCGAACTGGCTGACTGGCGCACGGCGCGTGAGGACGAGGGCGCGGCCGACCTGACCGAGGTGGAGCCGACCCGCATGATCGGCGGCGACCACCGGCTCTCCCTGCTCTACATCCGCGCCGTGCGCTTTGCAGCGGCCGCCGAGCTGGCCGAGCTGCACCGCGATCTCACCGCAACGCAGGACGGTCAGGCCCGCGCCGACACCGAAGCCACGACTGCGCAGGAATATCACCGTCTCGCCACCAATGCCGTGCGCGACATCATCGGCACCGGCCGCGTTGCCGTGGAGCTGATCTGA